CTTCTGATCGACGTCTTCACCTTCTTCTGCATCAGCCTGAGCCTCGCGCTCGGCGCGCAGATGATCATCGGCAACGGCGGCGTGCTGGCGTGGACCCACGTGGGATTCGTGGGCATCGGCGCGTATGTGACCGGCATCCTGGTGACCCCGGTCTCCGTGAAGGAGATGGGCGTCCCCAACATGTACCCGTTCCTGGTGGACCTGCAGATGCCGGTGCTGCCGTCGATCGTGGTCGCGGGTCTCGTGGCCGCAGCCATCGCGGCGGTGATCGCGTACCCGCTGATGCGCCTGAACGACTTCGCAAGCGTCATCACGCTCTTCGCCACCCTCGTGGTGATCCACGTGGTCATGACCCAGTGGGACAACGTCACCAACGGCCCGCGCACGTTCTTCGGGCTGCCGCAGTGGACGACCCTCACGATCGCGCTCATCGCGGCGATGCTCGCCATCGCGGTGGCGTACTACTTCCGCGAGTCTGGCCTCGGCCTGAAGCTCAGGGCCACGCGCGACGACCGCCACGCGGCCGCCGCCATCGGCATCAACATGATCAACGTGCGGTACCTCGGCTTCATCCTCTCCGCGCTCGTGGCGGGCGTCTCGGGCGGGCTGTGGGCGCTCTACATCACCTCGTTCTCGCCCAAGGCCTTCTACATGGCCGAGATGTTCATGCTGCTGGCCATGCTCGTGATCGGCGGGGCGGGCAGCGTGTCGGGCGCCACGGCGGGCGCGGTGGTGGTATCGGTGGCGCGCGAGTTGCTGCGCCAGACCGAGTCCACCATCAACAACGCCCATGTGCTGCCATTCGAGGTCTACGGCCTTGCGCAGCTGGTTATGGCGGTGCTGCTGGTGGTAGTGCTTATCTGGCGCCCCAGCGGCGTCATCGGCGGTCAGGAGCTGCGCTGGCCGCTGTTCAAGCGGAAGGACAGGGCGGAGGACGCTGCCGAGCAGAAGCTCGCAGCGTGACGCCCCGGTACTGTTGCTACGGCAAGGAGGTACGACATGTCGTCTGAACTCACCCGTGACACCGCGTTCTTCGGCTTCTCGCCCGAGCTCGGCGCGGCGCTTCGCGCCAAGCAGGGGGAGAAGCTGCACCTCACCACGCACGACTGCTTCAGCGGTCAGCTCAAGACTACGGCTGACACGCTCGACTCGCTCGACTGGTCGATCACCAACCCGGCCACCGGGCCGATCTACATCGAGGACACCAAGCCGGGCGACATCCTGCGCGTCGACCTGCACGAGGTCAAGGCGCACGGCCCGTCGGTGATGGTGGCGGTGCCCGAGACCGGCGCACTCGGTCATCTCATCACCGAGGAGGAGACCGCGATCCTCGAGCACACCGAGGACACGGTGAAGTTCAAGGACAAGGTCGTGGTGAAGCAGAAGCCGATGCTCGGCGTGATCGGTGTCGCCCCCGAGGACGGCACGATCCCCAACTCCACGCCCGGTCCCCACGGCGGCAACATGGACTGCAAGCTCATCACGAGCAACACCCGCCTGTACCTCAAGGTATCCGTTGAGGGCGCGCTCTTCGGCTGCGGCGACATGCACGCCGCCATGGGCGACGGCGAAGTGGTCATCTGCGGCGCGGAGACGCCCGGAGAGGTCACCCTCACCCCGCAGGTGGTGGACATCCCCGACCTGCCCACGCCGTTCATCGAGAACGACGAGCTCGTGGCTGTTGTCGCCTCGGCCGAGTCGACCGACGCCGCCTACAAGATGGCGCTCGACATGATGCACGCGTTCCTCACCAAGGTGGCCGGCATCCCCACCAACGATGCCGCGATGCTGATGAGCCTCGTGGGCGACCTCAAGTTCTGCCAGGTCGTGGACCCGCTGCTCACCGTGCGGTTCGAGTTCCCCAAGAGCGTTCTGGCCGACTACGGGTACACGCTGCCCGAGTAGGACGCATCCCGAAGGCCCCGGTGCCGGCAGCGAGCCGGTAGCCGGGGCCTTCGTGTGCCCGGGGCGGATTCGCCCGTGCACGTTCGCGCGCTGGCGGATTCGCTCACGCCATGCTGTGGGATGTACCTGGTAGTGAGTCTCACTGGTGAAGGTGCCTGTCCGGCAGCGGGCGCACGGGGAGGACCTATGTGCCCAGAGCAGCTCGACGCTGAGGCCGTTCGCG
Above is a window of Anaerosoma tenue DNA encoding:
- a CDS encoding branched-chain amino acid ABC transporter permease codes for the protein MSGIQNITAFVKRHSTLPVLMVPIIIAGILISLFGSRLLIDVFTFFCISLSLALGAQMIIGNGGVLAWTHVGFVGIGAYVTGILVTPVSVKEMGVPNMYPFLVDLQMPVLPSIVVAGLVAAAIAAVIAYPLMRLNDFASVITLFATLVVIHVVMTQWDNVTNGPRTFFGLPQWTTLTIALIAAMLAIAVAYYFRESGLGLKLRATRDDRHAAAAIGINMINVRYLGFILSALVAGVSGGLWALYITSFSPKAFYMAEMFMLLAMLVIGGAGSVSGATAGAVVVSVARELLRQTESTINNAHVLPFEVYGLAQLVMAVLLVVVLIWRPSGVIGGQELRWPLFKRKDRAEDAAEQKLAA
- a CDS encoding acetamidase/formamidase family protein, coding for MSSELTRDTAFFGFSPELGAALRAKQGEKLHLTTHDCFSGQLKTTADTLDSLDWSITNPATGPIYIEDTKPGDILRVDLHEVKAHGPSVMVAVPETGALGHLITEEETAILEHTEDTVKFKDKVVVKQKPMLGVIGVAPEDGTIPNSTPGPHGGNMDCKLITSNTRLYLKVSVEGALFGCGDMHAAMGDGEVVICGAETPGEVTLTPQVVDIPDLPTPFIENDELVAVVASAESTDAAYKMALDMMHAFLTKVAGIPTNDAAMLMSLVGDLKFCQVVDPLLTVRFEFPKSVLADYGYTLPE